In the genome of Phycisphaerae bacterium, one region contains:
- a CDS encoding PD-(D/E)XK nuclease family protein yields the protein MRLAVLDNPANLIAHGMTGRNYLSLSQVTTYQTCPLRWYFQYVAQLPHEQVGASLVLGGAIHSAIEAYYQAELAGEPVPDRDRLMTVFEEAWRKNANAPIHFGKDDSAGSLNDLAGRMVSAFLESSSCDPGGTVLGIEEEIRTEYLPGVPDLLARVDLIILTDDALVIRDFKTARSRWTAAKLAEAAVQLVLYGDLALPMAQAFGDRPVRLEFVVLTKTKSPQVEVLPVEADAASLVRLRRIIERVWAAMQAGHVYPNPSALNCSSCPFQRACREWCD from the coding sequence ATGAGGCTGGCCGTCCTGGACAACCCCGCCAACCTGATCGCCCATGGGATGACCGGCCGGAACTACCTGAGCCTGTCGCAGGTGACCACCTACCAGACCTGCCCGCTCCGCTGGTACTTCCAGTACGTGGCTCAGCTTCCCCACGAGCAGGTCGGCGCCAGCCTGGTCCTCGGCGGGGCGATCCATTCGGCCATCGAGGCCTACTACCAGGCGGAGTTGGCCGGTGAACCGGTGCCGGATCGTGATCGGCTGATGACGGTCTTCGAGGAGGCCTGGCGCAAGAACGCCAATGCGCCAATCCACTTCGGGAAGGACGACTCCGCCGGATCGCTGAACGACCTGGCGGGCCGGATGGTCAGCGCCTTCCTGGAAAGCAGCAGCTGCGATCCCGGCGGGACCGTCCTGGGCATCGAGGAGGAGATCCGCACGGAGTACCTTCCGGGCGTGCCCGACCTGCTGGCACGGGTCGATCTGATCATCCTTACCGACGACGCCCTGGTCATCCGCGACTTCAAGACCGCCCGCAGCCGCTGGACGGCCGCCAAGCTGGCCGAGGCGGCCGTGCAGCTCGTGCTGTACGGCGATCTGGCGCTGCCCATGGCTCAGGCGTTTGGCGATCGTCCCGTGCGGCTGGAGTTCGTGGTCCTGACCAAGACGAAGTCGCCGCAGGTGGAGGTCCTGCCGGTCGAGGCCGATGCGGCGTCGCTGGTGCGGCTCAGGCGGATCATCGAGCGGGTGTGGGCGGCCATGCAGGCCGGCCATGTCTATCCCAATCCCTCGGCGCTGAACTGCTCATCCTGCCCGTTCCAGCGGGCCTGTCGCGAGTGGTGCGACTGA
- a CDS encoding molybdopterin converting factor: MRVLYLNNAGGGFADYIDVEPGTTVEKFFSQKMPSNSEADYLIRVNRQPVARNQMLQENDRVSITPTKIEGARIA; this comes from the coding sequence ATGAGAGTGCTCTACTTAAACAACGCGGGCGGCGGGTTCGCCGATTACATCGACGTCGAACCCGGCACCACGGTGGAGAAGTTCTTCAGCCAGAAGATGCCCAGCAACTCCGAGGCCGACTATCTGATCCGCGTCAACCGCCAGCCGGTGGCCCGCAACCAGATGCTCCAGGAGAACGACCGCGTGAGCATAACTCCGACGAAGATCGAGGGCGCGCGGATCGCCTGA
- a CDS encoding serine/threonine-protein kinase, which translates to MCSERWKRIDELFGDARELAPDARDAFLKNRCGGDTDLLLRTRRLLRDHDRAGPQFLERPPTVEGLRGLATAKGSDPLVGQTIGSYTIRETIARGGMGRVYLAEQASPRRPVALKVMQSSAWSASAERRFDVESRVLAYLRHPNIAQVYESGAHRLEAGATVHYFAMEYIPNVRTITQHANENEHGIRDRLDLFLQLCDAVHHGHQKGIIHRDLKPANILVGSETPASTPPQASSPKSQAFLKIIDFGIARCTDSDIAVTTMHTEAGQLLGTLAYMSPEQCAADPSQIDTTTDIYSLGVILYELLTGRMPYDVSNMTIHSAARVICEKEPTRPSNFDRRLRGDVETIVLKAIEKDRAKRYASASDMAGDIRQYLRGEPISARPPTPYSLMLRWAAGHPKKSIALASLAIASLIVGSAFFSLWIVNGQPARLEFTRLGRTRDEPSGRLVRTGDQATLYSLGGRVLKPWKTADPGSITFANLANRPARWGGGKVVVLGFGRFADSPHRGELCLFDANGPYDEPLWHRTVEQESIDAMPHDAWPRPRFDSGRKYSSGGFAVHYAWMFDVFPGDAHPGEEIVAYYMHTPGSQGVLRIYNLNGDLLFQAWQDGGIEEAYWMAKAGLLVFAAIKGDMDDKEYGLRLASNHPRVIFAIRPTPRDISNKWIHPHNPGERPRFAGDEWRGERYQPAWYKMPCPVIFAEQEPFVCVFPERSNVPSPYDPDQYLELRMNSDSLGLSNRKLFSFSVILNQHGEIVERLTLSDGVRRAIAEKPELPDPVTFDLVDWKTPEFPCVTATTQPAILQDH; encoded by the coding sequence ATGTGCTCCGAGCGGTGGAAACGGATCGATGAGCTATTCGGCGACGCGCGAGAACTCGCCCCCGACGCCCGTGACGCCTTCCTGAAAAACCGCTGTGGCGGCGACACCGACTTGCTGTTGCGTACCCGGCGTTTGCTGCGCGACCACGACCGCGCCGGCCCGCAATTTCTGGAGCGTCCGCCGACGGTCGAGGGGCTGCGTGGTCTGGCGACTGCCAAAGGCTCCGATCCGCTCGTCGGGCAGACCATCGGTTCCTATACGATCAGGGAGACGATCGCCCGCGGCGGCATGGGCAGGGTCTATCTCGCCGAGCAAGCCAGCCCACGCCGCCCCGTCGCCCTAAAGGTCATGCAATCGAGCGCCTGGTCCGCGTCGGCTGAGAGGCGATTCGATGTCGAATCACGCGTACTCGCCTATTTGCGGCATCCCAACATTGCACAGGTCTATGAGTCCGGGGCACACCGGCTGGAAGCCGGTGCCACGGTGCACTATTTCGCCATGGAATATATTCCAAACGTACGGACGATCACACAGCACGCAAACGAAAATGAGCATGGCATCCGCGATCGGCTCGATCTTTTCCTGCAGCTTTGCGACGCCGTACACCACGGCCATCAGAAGGGCATCATCCACCGCGACCTGAAGCCCGCAAATATCCTCGTGGGATCAGAAACTCCCGCGTCGACTCCCCCCCAAGCCTCAAGCCCCAAGTCTCAAGCCTTTCTGAAAATCATCGACTTTGGCATCGCCCGTTGCACCGATTCCGATATCGCCGTGACGACGATGCACACCGAGGCCGGGCAGCTTCTCGGGACGCTGGCCTACATGAGCCCGGAGCAGTGCGCGGCGGACCCGAGCCAGATCGACACCACGACCGACATCTATTCGCTAGGCGTGATTCTCTACGAATTGCTAACGGGACGAATGCCGTACGACGTATCGAACATGACCATCCACTCGGCCGCGCGGGTGATTTGTGAAAAAGAGCCGACTCGCCCAAGCAATTTCGATCGACGGCTGCGCGGCGATGTGGAGACGATCGTGCTGAAGGCCATAGAGAAGGACCGGGCGAAGCGCTACGCAAGCGCCAGTGACATGGCCGGCGACATACGCCAATACCTCCGAGGCGAGCCAATTTCCGCCCGGCCGCCGACGCCCTATTCGCTCATGCTCCGCTGGGCCGCCGGACATCCGAAAAAGAGCATCGCGCTCGCAAGCCTCGCCATCGCTTCCCTCATCGTGGGCTCGGCTTTCTTTTCGCTCTGGATCGTGAACGGCCAGCCGGCCCGCCTTGAGTTCACGAGACTGGGTCGTACACGGGATGAGCCCTCAGGCCGACTCGTACGCACCGGGGATCAAGCCACGCTCTATTCTCTTGGCGGAAGAGTTTTGAAACCGTGGAAAACTGCGGATCCCGGCAGCATCACGTTTGCGAACCTGGCGAACAGGCCCGCAAGATGGGGGGGCGGCAAGGTCGTGGTGCTCGGCTTTGGTAGGTTCGCTGATTCGCCCCATCGAGGTGAACTCTGCCTGTTCGACGCCAACGGCCCCTACGACGAACCGCTCTGGCACAGGACCGTCGAGCAGGAGTCGATCGACGCCATGCCGCACGATGCCTGGCCGCGCCCGCGATTCGATTCGGGTCGGAAATACTCTTCAGGTGGATTCGCCGTTCATTATGCTTGGATGTTCGACGTATTTCCGGGCGACGCCCATCCCGGCGAAGAGATCGTCGCCTATTACATGCACACTCCCGGCTCGCAGGGGGTTCTCCGCATCTACAACCTCAACGGAGACCTCCTTTTCCAGGCCTGGCAGGATGGCGGAATCGAGGAAGCCTACTGGATGGCCAAGGCGGGCCTCCTCGTGTTCGCTGCGATCAAGGGCGACATGGACGACAAAGAATACGGTCTGCGTTTGGCCTCCAATCACCCGCGTGTGATCTTTGCCATCCGTCCCACCCCCCGCGATATCAGCAACAAGTGGATTCACCCCCACAATCCCGGGGAGAGGCCGCGCTTCGCGGGTGACGAATGGAGGGGCGAGCGGTACCAGCCCGCGTGGTACAAGATGCCCTGTCCTGTCATATTCGCTGAGCAAGAACCGTTCGTTTGTGTATTCCCGGAGCGGAGCAATGTTCCCTCTCCCTATGACCCCGATCAATATTTGGAACTACGGATGAATTCCGACTCGCTGGGATTGAGCAACCGAAAACTGTTCAGCTTCTCTGTGATCCTTAATCAACACGGCGAGATCGTGGAGCGCCTTACCCTGTCAGATGGTGTCCGTCGTGCGATTGCCGAAAAACCGGAGCTTCCCGACCCCGTAACGTTTGACCTCGTCGACTGGAAGACCCCGGAGTTTCCCTGCGTCACAGCGACGACGCAGCCGGCAATTTTGCAAGATCATTAA
- a CDS encoding ECF-type sigma factor — MRQDSTNAITQLLSAVGRGDGTARERLWACVYHELREMAQAQMAREAAGRTLQPTALVHEAYLKLFGGAISNTAEGGHATATSEGGCATFENRRHFFAAAARAMHQILVDDARRRGSLKRGGANRPLDLHEDMIALEDDPAFVLAVDEALEKLSAQRPDLAEMVQLRYFAGLSLDETAEVLGVARRTVVNQWHLARAILYGMLADKVERQ, encoded by the coding sequence ATGCGGCAGGACTCGACCAATGCGATTACCCAGCTTCTGTCCGCCGTCGGACGGGGGGACGGCACGGCCCGCGAGCGGCTTTGGGCCTGCGTCTACCACGAACTCCGTGAAATGGCCCAAGCCCAGATGGCCCGGGAGGCCGCCGGGCGGACCCTCCAACCGACTGCCCTAGTTCACGAGGCGTATCTGAAGCTCTTCGGGGGTGCAATCTCCAACACGGCCGAGGGCGGACACGCCACAGCCACATCCGAGGGCGGATGTGCCACATTTGAGAACCGGCGGCATTTTTTCGCCGCCGCCGCGCGGGCGATGCACCAAATCCTCGTCGATGACGCACGTAGACGTGGGAGCCTCAAGCGCGGCGGCGCCAACCGGCCGCTCGACCTGCACGAGGACATGATCGCCCTCGAAGACGATCCGGCCTTTGTGCTGGCGGTAGATGAGGCATTGGAAAAGCTCAGCGCGCAGCGGCCCGACCTTGCGGAGATGGTGCAGCTACGGTACTTCGCGGGGCTAAGCCTTGATGAAACCGCCGAGGTGCTCGGCGTGGCCAGGCGGACTGTGGTCAACCAGTGGCATCTGGCGAGGGCGATACTCTACGGAATGCTGGCCGACAAAGTCGAAAGGCAATAA
- a CDS encoding sigma-70 family RNA polymerase sigma factor, producing MTTTRASLLVRIRDRSDAEAWKDFQDLYAPLLYRYARARGLSREDAEDVRDECIAVVARKIAAFEYDKAKGGFKNWLYRIASGKVIDLLRQRREKHADSGQMAALPDPEPTPDEAWESNWRNQHLMYCVEQVRSRVSEKNHEAFRLLSYEECSVEEVCARLDMTPEQVYQAKSRVLKRVRQLLRELEPGLAE from the coding sequence ATGACCACCACCCGCGCCAGCCTGCTCGTTCGGATTAGAGATCGCAGCGATGCGGAGGCGTGGAAAGACTTTCAAGACCTGTATGCGCCGCTGCTCTATCGCTATGCCCGCGCACGGGGGCTGTCGCGGGAAGACGCCGAGGATGTTCGCGACGAGTGCATCGCCGTCGTCGCCCGGAAGATCGCGGCGTTCGAGTATGACAAGGCCAAGGGGGGATTCAAGAATTGGCTGTACCGCATCGCCAGCGGGAAGGTGATCGACCTGCTGCGGCAGCGCCGCGAGAAGCACGCTGACTCGGGACAGATGGCCGCGCTGCCTGACCCCGAGCCGACGCCGGATGAGGCCTGGGAGTCGAACTGGCGAAACCAGCACCTGATGTACTGCGTCGAGCAGGTCCGATCTCGCGTTTCGGAGAAGAACCACGAGGCTTTCCGACTCCTGTCGTACGAGGAGTGTTCCGTCGAGGAGGTTTGCGCCCGGCTCGACATGACGCCCGAACAGGTCTATCAAGCCAAGTCGCGCGTGCTAAAACGCGTCCGCCAGCTTCTGCGGGAGTTGGAGCCCGGCCTTGCCGAGTAG
- a CDS encoding tetratricopeptide repeat protein → MAGCLTPAQIESLLAGTLSAQEQRRAEEHAAVCEACRGRIEARRTDEKLFGQIKEARPDETLLRPASPRVSAQAGLPVNESIEGYEILREIHRGGQGVVYKAVQKTTKRTVALKVLLQGPYASPKQRHRFEREIDLVASLQHPNIVTIYDSGVAGGRHFFAMEYIHGQPLDAYLSDKHLGIDDTLQLLNKICAAVNYAHQRGVIHRDLKPGNILVDADGQPHVVDFGLAKAAGLDLHDGAPMTVTGEFMGTLAYASPEQTRGDPNLIDIRTDVYSLGVILYEMLTGKYPYPVVGQMGEVLRHIAETEPTRPSTVRRQVNDEVETIVLKALAKEKDRRYASAEALGRDVERYLGGEAIEAKRDSAFYVLRKSLRRYRLPVALAASFVAIITVSLIVSVALWRAASKARDRAVVAEKQQSRERESAEAERRRAEKALTAEAEQRKLAEQRREEADAARVDAQQRQKETQTVAEFQSRMLADIDVPAMGRGIVQSLRDQVKAGLERQTVDEWPNRRKRTQPEIEATLKALDEAVAPGHPVDLARRVIDDYILKRAAATLEQEFAGQPLILAQIDDALGTMYDRLGLFDTAAPYLRAALELRRRELGGEHLDVATSLEHIAWLAGNKRDYVEAQRLYEEAVALRRRLQGNDHEDVAGTLYNFADLQMNRGNATASEPLYREALAIYRKAHGESHRDTLRAWTSLVLALRSQNKDVALALELPRGLSGLFGALSKDDAEVLKTYKANFVSIAFPQQRDPLPQPLVDMIPRMCTIILGEKNPEVAITLIALAHPLQAKGDLAAAERLYREALAVNRRLRGDEHPEVAAGLVQLARLLQAKGDLAAAEPLVREALAIQRKLLGDEHTDTLVSMELLANCHYAQGKYQDAQKLYEQTLEIRRRVLGPEHADTLRSMRNLAYAYYAEGIYADAEPLFRAALAARLKISGASHADTMCVRGDLINLYVKQKRFEDARPLVVEQIQYQRAAADQPGASAWDLNIYAWTLLTVEPTDLRDSVAGLGYARRAVEANGGKNGWIMNTLGVAQYRAGRFGEALKTEEKAIALLPPGDSRVRQELEVNLAKFRQAAASQPTTRPTANPPLTRPTGVSAPQSSAPVTTQPS, encoded by the coding sequence ATGGCCGGCTGCCTCACACCTGCTCAAATCGAAAGCCTGTTGGCGGGTACGCTTTCAGCTCAGGAGCAGCGCCGCGCAGAGGAGCATGCCGCGGTCTGCGAAGCCTGCCGCGGGCGGATCGAGGCCCGCCGGACGGACGAGAAGCTCTTCGGCCAGATAAAAGAGGCCCGACCTGACGAGACGCTGCTCCGGCCCGCGAGCCCAAGGGTTTCCGCACAGGCCGGCCTCCCAGTCAACGAATCTATCGAAGGATACGAAATCCTCCGCGAAATCCATCGCGGCGGACAAGGCGTCGTCTACAAGGCGGTGCAGAAGACGACGAAGCGAACAGTCGCGCTGAAAGTTCTGTTGCAAGGCCCCTACGCCTCGCCGAAACAGCGCCATCGCTTCGAGCGCGAGATCGACCTGGTCGCCAGCCTCCAGCATCCCAACATCGTCACCATCTACGACAGCGGCGTGGCCGGCGGCCGGCATTTCTTCGCCATGGAGTACATCCACGGCCAGCCGCTGGACGCGTACCTGTCCGACAAGCACCTGGGCATTGACGACACCTTGCAGCTTCTCAACAAAATCTGCGCCGCCGTGAACTACGCCCACCAGCGCGGAGTGATCCACCGAGACCTCAAGCCCGGCAACATTCTGGTCGACGCCGACGGCCAGCCGCACGTCGTGGACTTCGGCCTGGCCAAGGCCGCGGGACTGGATCTCCACGATGGAGCACCCATGACGGTCACCGGCGAGTTCATGGGCACGCTGGCCTACGCCTCGCCGGAGCAGACCAGGGGCGACCCCAACCTGATCGACATCCGCACCGATGTGTACAGCTTGGGCGTGATTCTCTATGAGATGCTGACCGGCAAGTACCCGTACCCGGTGGTCGGGCAGATGGGTGAGGTATTGCGGCATATCGCCGAGACTGAGCCGACGAGGCCCTCGACGGTCCGCCGCCAGGTCAACGACGAGGTGGAGACGATCGTCCTCAAGGCCCTGGCCAAGGAAAAGGACCGTCGCTATGCGTCGGCCGAGGCCCTGGGCCGGGACGTGGAGCGATATCTCGGCGGCGAGGCGATCGAGGCCAAGCGGGACAGCGCCTTTTATGTGCTTCGCAAGAGTCTGCGGCGGTATCGCCTACCGGTGGCGCTGGCAGCAAGTTTCGTGGCGATCATCACAGTCAGCTTGATCGTTTCTGTCGCCCTCTGGCGCGCGGCCAGCAAGGCGCGCGATCGCGCCGTGGTGGCGGAGAAGCAGCAGAGCCGCGAGCGTGAGAGTGCCGAGGCGGAGCGCCGGCGGGCTGAAAAGGCCCTGACGGCTGAAGCAGAGCAGCGTAAACTCGCAGAGCAGCGTCGCGAGGAAGCGGATGCGGCCCGCGTGGACGCTCAGCAGCGTCAGAAAGAAACGCAAACTGTCGCGGAATTCCAATCCCGGATGCTCGCCGACATTGACGTGCCGGCCATGGGACGCGGGATCGTGCAAAGTCTGCGGGACCAGGTGAAGGCCGGCTTGGAGCGTCAGACCGTGGACGAGTGGCCCAACCGCCGGAAGCGTACCCAGCCGGAGATCGAGGCGACGCTGAAGGCACTCGACGAGGCCGTCGCGCCCGGACATCCGGTCGACCTGGCCCGGCGGGTAATAGATGATTACATCTTGAAGCGGGCCGCTGCCACACTCGAACAGGAGTTTGCCGGCCAGCCGCTCATACTGGCGCAGATTGATGACGCCCTCGGGACAATGTATGACCGCCTGGGACTCTTCGACACCGCGGCACCATACCTGCGCGCGGCGTTGGAATTGCGCAGGCGCGAGTTGGGTGGGGAGCATCTGGACGTGGCGACGAGCCTGGAACATATAGCCTGGTTGGCGGGCAACAAACGTGACTATGTTGAGGCCCAGCGGTTGTACGAGGAGGCGGTCGCGCTGCGCCGCAGACTCCAGGGCAACGACCACGAGGATGTAGCCGGCACCCTCTATAATTTTGCCGACTTACAAATGAACCGAGGAAACGCCACCGCATCCGAGCCGCTTTATCGCGAGGCATTGGCCATTTATCGAAAAGCCCACGGTGAAAGTCATCGAGATACATTAAGGGCGTGGACTAGCCTTGTGTTGGCCCTGCGATCCCAGAATAAGGACGTTGCTTTGGCCCTGGAGCTTCCCAGGGGGTTATCCGGGCTTTTCGGAGCACTGAGTAAGGACGATGCGGAAGTGCTTAAGACTTACAAAGCGAACTTCGTCTCCATTGCGTTTCCGCAGCAGCGCGATCCGTTGCCGCAGCCCTTGGTAGACATGATTCCCCGCATGTGTACCATAATACTCGGCGAAAAGAACCCGGAGGTGGCGATCACACTGATCGCACTGGCGCATCCACTGCAAGCCAAGGGCGATCTCGCGGCGGCAGAGCGACTGTATCGCGAGGCACTGGCCGTTAATCGCAGGCTACGAGGCGACGAACACCCGGAAGTGGCGGCTGGCCTAGTCCAATTGGCGCGACTGCTGCAGGCGAAAGGCGACCTCGCCGCGGCCGAGCCGCTCGTTCGTGAGGCCCTGGCGATACAACGTAAGCTGCTGGGTGACGAGCACACCGACACGCTAGTGTCGATGGAATTGCTCGCCAATTGCCACTACGCCCAAGGCAAATACCAAGACGCCCAGAAGCTCTACGAGCAGACGTTGGAAATAAGGCGCCGCGTGCTAGGGCCGGAGCACGCCGATACTCTGAGGTCGATGCGCAACCTCGCCTACGCCTACTATGCCGAGGGCATATACGCCGACGCGGAACCGCTATTCCGTGCGGCGCTTGCAGCGCGATTAAAGATTTCCGGCGCGTCGCATGCGGATACAATGTGCGTCCGCGGCGATCTGATCAACCTGTACGTCAAGCAAAAGCGGTTCGAAGACGCCAGGCCGCTGGTCGTCGAGCAGATCCAATACCAGCGCGCGGCAGCGGACCAACCGGGGGCCTCCGCGTGGGACCTCAACATCTACGCATGGACGTTGTTGACCGTCGAGCCGACCGACCTTCGCGACTCGGTGGCGGGGCTCGGCTATGCCCGGCGAGCGGTGGAAGCCAACGGCGGCAAGAATGGCTGGATCATGAATACGCTGGGCGTGGCGCAGTACCGCGCTGGGAGATTCGGCGAGGCGCTCAAGACTGAGGAGAAGGCGATCGCACTGCTGCCGCCCGGCGATTCGCGGGTCCGCCAGGAGCTGGAAGTCAACCTCGCCAAGTTCCGCCAAGCTGCCGCGTCGCAGCCCACAACACGGCCGACCGCCAACCCGCCGTTGACCCGGCCAACGGGCGTGTCCGCCCCACAATCTTCCGCACCGGTGACGACACAACCTTCATGA
- a CDS encoding ThiF family adenylyltransferase has product MNQSTNSELADRDLRQRDIIPPERLAACRATVVGVGAIGRQVALQLAAMGISALQLIDPDTVETVNLAPQGYLEDDLGRSKVSATADLCQQIHHRLETLEHQERFRRSMEIGNVLFCAVDSIETRRLIWQAVKDRVEFFGDGRMSAEVLRVLTVADAAGYRHYATTLFAAAEAYGGTCTAKSTIYCANIAAGLMVAQFAKFLRKLPVEADLQLNLLAAEWSVGAMSDRDGPSKVACRS; this is encoded by the coding sequence ATGAATCAATCTACAAACTCTGAGCTTGCCGACCGCGACCTCCGCCAGCGGGACATCATCCCGCCCGAGCGGCTGGCGGCCTGCCGGGCTACCGTCGTGGGCGTCGGGGCGATCGGCCGGCAGGTCGCCCTGCAACTGGCGGCGATGGGCATCTCGGCGCTGCAGCTTATCGACCCTGATACCGTCGAGACTGTGAACCTGGCGCCGCAGGGCTACCTGGAGGATGACCTGGGCCGGTCGAAGGTTTCGGCGACGGCCGACCTGTGCCAGCAGATCCATCACCGCCTGGAAACACTGGAGCACCAGGAACGCTTCCGCCGCAGCATGGAGATCGGCAACGTGTTGTTCTGTGCCGTGGATTCGATCGAGACGCGGCGGCTGATCTGGCAGGCGGTCAAGGACCGGGTCGAGTTCTTCGGTGACGGCCGAATGTCCGCCGAGGTGCTTCGCGTCCTGACCGTCGCCGACGCCGCTGGGTATCGCCACTACGCGACGACGCTGTTTGCCGCAGCCGAGGCCTACGGCGGGACCTGTACGGCCAAAAGTACGATCTACTGCGCCAACATCGCGGCCGGCCTCATGGTCGCCCAGTTCGCCAAGTTCCTGCGAAAGCTGCCGGTCGAGGCGGACCTTCAACTCAATCTGCTGGCGGCGGAGTGGAGCGTGGGCGCCATGTCCGATCGGGACGGTCCCAGCAAGGTGGCCTGCCGTTCGTGA
- a CDS encoding PEP-CTERM sorting domain-containing protein (PEP-CTERM proteins occur, often in large numbers, in the proteomes of bacteria that also encode an exosortase, a predicted intramembrane cysteine proteinase. The presence of a PEP-CTERM domain at a protein's C-terminus predicts cleavage within the sorting domain, followed by covalent anchoring to some some component of the (usually Gram-negative) cell surface. Many PEP-CTERM proteins exhibit an unusual sequence composition that includes large numbers of potential glycosylation sites. Expression of one such protein has been shown restore the ability of a bacterium to form floc, a type of biofilm.): protein MSTAPLLVFLAIGVRAEVLLGGPITDVEVLLIPRSVSDGPDFVPNPADLPTAMSSLDRTLMAVFVLEIWMSDVGATNTGIVAAYFNVQWNTVIPIVAQPIDNSLPTLNHSSLYGGFLSGTEDNALGRATDFGGSDFTFSGLAIQPAYVRLGHIGFDAVADGMIEFSGVVGSLGVGVLGRIPESVNIAPVSLAIVPEPTSLGLISLAFVFLRRRRRERDSPR from the coding sequence ATGTCCACGGCGCCCCTCCTAGTGTTTCTCGCAATCGGCGTGCGCGCCGAAGTGCTTCTTGGCGGCCCAATCACGGATGTGGAAGTCCTGCTGATTCCTCGATCGGTGTCAGACGGTCCGGACTTCGTACCCAATCCCGCGGACCTCCCCACCGCTATGTCTTCTCTCGACCGCACGTTGATGGCCGTGTTCGTCCTGGAAATCTGGATGAGCGATGTGGGTGCGACCAACACCGGCATCGTCGCGGCCTACTTCAATGTCCAGTGGAATACTGTCATCCCCATTGTCGCTCAGCCCATCGACAATAGCCTGCCGACCCTCAATCACAGCAGCCTGTATGGTGGTTTTCTCAGTGGCACCGAAGACAATGCCCTCGGACGCGCCACCGACTTCGGTGGAAGCGACTTCACGTTCTCCGGGCTGGCGATACAGCCGGCCTATGTTCGCCTGGGACACATTGGCTTTGATGCGGTGGCCGACGGCATGATCGAGTTCAGCGGCGTCGTAGGGTCTCTCGGCGTGGGCGTTCTGGGACGCATACCGGAATCGGTAAACATCGCTCCGGTCAGCCTCGCTATCGTGCCGGAGCCAACCTCCCTAGGCCTCATAAGCCTTGCTTTCGTTTTTCTCCGACGTCGCCGGCGCGAGAGGGACTCTCCCCGCTAG